Proteins from a genomic interval of Gordonia sp. SL306:
- the purN gene encoding phosphoribosylglycinamide formyltransferase, translating to MASGTGSLLESLLARVDQGAPFRIVALVVDRGCRAADIAVAHDVPLVDLRLADHPDRAAWDARLTERVAEHDPAWVVTAGFMKILGPAFLSRFGGRIVNSHPALLPSFPGAHGVADALAHGVKVTGATVHLVDAGVDTGPILAQEPVPVRADDTADTLHERIKSVERVLLADVVTALVTRGVVIDGRKADIP from the coding sequence ATGGCATCGGGTACCGGTTCGCTGCTGGAATCATTGCTCGCGCGGGTGGATCAGGGCGCACCGTTCCGAATCGTGGCCCTCGTGGTGGACCGGGGATGCCGCGCTGCGGACATCGCCGTCGCCCACGACGTCCCCCTGGTGGATCTCCGACTCGCCGATCATCCCGACCGTGCCGCCTGGGATGCCCGATTGACCGAGCGCGTCGCCGAACACGATCCTGCATGGGTGGTGACTGCGGGGTTCATGAAAATCCTTGGGCCGGCGTTCCTCTCCCGATTCGGCGGTCGCATCGTGAACTCGCACCCGGCGTTGCTGCCGTCTTTCCCAGGCGCACACGGGGTCGCCGACGCCCTCGCCCACGGCGTGAAAGTGACCGGTGCCACGGTGCATCTGGTGGATGCCGGCGTGGACACCGGGCCCATCCTCGCGCAGGAGCCCGTGCCGGTGCGAGCGGACGACACCGCGGACACCCTGCACGAACGAATCAAATCGGTCGAGCGTGTGTTGCTCGCCGACGTGGTGACCGCACTCGTCACCAGAGGTGTAGTGATCGACGGACGAAAGGCCGACATCCCGTGA
- a CDS encoding AMP-binding protein, whose protein sequence is MTEPAYARGEDSPDLLTETIGATLARTASTFGDNVALIDAAAGRQWTYTEFLHDVRALAAGLVRLGVNPGDRVGLWSPNRFEWVLTQYATAEIGAILVNLNPSYRQNEIEYALTQSGAGVVVAAERFKDSGYATMLAAARPNCPELREVILFESAEWAALLAEPTPAEAARVAEIAGSLAPDDPINIQYTSGTTGFPKGATLSHRNIGNNGYLVGELLDYTEADRICLPVPFYHCFGMVMGNLAATSHGAAMVIPAPAFDPAATLAAVSEHRCTSLYGVPTMFIAELALLDDTGGAAGFDLSSLRTGVMAGSPCPEHVMRQVVERMHMSEVSICYGMTETSPVSTQTRIDDPLELRVGTVGRVGPHLEVKVVDPGSGDTLQRGETGELCTKGYSVMKGYWNEPEKTAEALDAEGWMHTGDLAVMDESGYVRITGRIKDMVIRGGENIYPREIEEFLYTHPDILDAQVIGVPDDRYGEELMAWVRLRDGATDFTKDDLHAFAAGKIARHKIPRYVHVVKEFPMTVTGKVRKVQMRAEAVDILGL, encoded by the coding sequence ATGACCGAACCGGCATATGCGCGGGGCGAGGACAGCCCGGATCTGCTGACCGAGACGATCGGCGCGACGCTGGCACGAACGGCGTCGACGTTCGGCGACAACGTCGCGCTCATCGATGCCGCCGCCGGGCGACAATGGACGTACACCGAGTTCCTCCATGATGTGCGTGCCCTGGCCGCGGGACTCGTCCGACTCGGGGTGAATCCCGGTGATCGGGTGGGCCTCTGGTCGCCCAACCGGTTCGAGTGGGTGCTGACCCAGTACGCGACGGCCGAGATCGGCGCGATCCTGGTCAACCTCAACCCTTCCTATCGGCAGAACGAGATCGAGTACGCGCTCACCCAGTCGGGAGCGGGCGTCGTCGTCGCCGCCGAGCGGTTCAAGGACTCCGGCTACGCGACGATGCTCGCGGCCGCCCGTCCCAACTGTCCAGAACTCCGCGAGGTGATCCTGTTCGAGTCCGCGGAATGGGCGGCGCTGCTCGCCGAGCCCACTCCGGCCGAGGCCGCCCGGGTCGCGGAGATCGCGGGATCGCTGGCGCCGGACGATCCCATCAACATCCAGTACACCTCGGGCACCACCGGATTTCCCAAGGGCGCCACGCTGTCGCATCGCAATATCGGCAACAACGGCTACCTCGTGGGCGAGCTGCTCGACTACACCGAGGCCGACCGGATCTGCCTACCGGTGCCGTTCTACCACTGTTTCGGCATGGTGATGGGCAATCTCGCGGCCACCAGTCACGGCGCCGCCATGGTCATCCCGGCGCCGGCCTTCGACCCGGCGGCCACCCTGGCCGCGGTGTCGGAACATCGCTGTACGAGCCTGTACGGCGTGCCGACGATGTTCATCGCGGAGCTCGCTCTCCTCGACGACACCGGCGGGGCAGCGGGTTTCGACCTGTCGAGTCTGCGAACGGGCGTCATGGCAGGCTCGCCGTGTCCGGAACATGTGATGCGTCAGGTCGTCGAGCGGATGCACATGAGCGAGGTGTCGATCTGCTACGGCATGACCGAGACCTCGCCGGTGTCCACCCAGACCCGTATCGACGACCCGCTCGAACTGCGGGTCGGCACGGTCGGTCGGGTCGGGCCGCACCTCGAGGTCAAGGTCGTCGACCCGGGCTCGGGCGACACCTTGCAGCGCGGCGAGACCGGTGAACTCTGCACCAAGGGATACTCGGTGATGAAGGGCTACTGGAACGAACCGGAGAAGACCGCCGAAGCGCTCGACGCCGAGGGGTGGATGCACACCGGTGACCTCGCGGTGATGGACGAGAGCGGCTACGTCCGGATCACCGGTCGGATCAAGGACATGGTGATCCGCGGCGGCGAGAACATCTACCCCCGGGAGATCGAGGAGTTCCTCTACACCCATCCGGACATCCTCGATGCGCAGGTCATCGGTGTGCCCGACGACAGGTACGGCGAGGAACTGATGGCCTGGGTACGATTGCGTGACGGCGCAACCGATTTCACCAAGGACGACCTGCACGCCTTCGCGGCGGGCAAGATCGCTCGGCACAAGATCCCCCGATACGTGCACGTGGTGAAGGAATTCCCGATGACGGTGACGGGCAAGGTGCGCAAGGTGCAGATGCGCGCCGAGGCAGTCGACATACTCGGACTGTGA
- a CDS encoding DUF6350 family protein: MPSPTADNLASRLRQMRQLSRAQRAMPDGSARELVVVAFAVPVVTMLVSAVVVLTVLLSAGSGLDGMATAVGAIWLAIHQVPLTMSGVTIGVLPLLPTIAVAAGSARLAASVSGPERPASELVAVVFSAMGGPLLMTALSLAVVMDGSSVFPLQSPAALTAFGYTAGIHAAAATLGIVWRRRRECYDRFGITPAVRRGVRLGGFAVAALLTCAAALVVIRLVMRWGVVGDLIGGGSDLDGYLGLTALSVLYLPNAVVGAAAVLVGSDVHVGGATVDLLDVHGGPVPPLPVLGVLPEGGAGMLGILGFVIPASIALLVAWRCRDIDPLANVRSVAVAGAVAASTMVVLCAMAGGVLGEFGDAGVTLPSAGVFTLGWIVVAGMVVALVYGTLPSTRAAREMLDVEEEFFDVDDPGYEDDYLTADDEGDWEYEDWEYEDSEYEDDGADGAWSDDDPDGEHRDDGGRDDEWDATGSADEFDTADEHESVGTADEDVEYSGDPR; encoded by the coding sequence ATGCCCTCGCCTACAGCTGACAACCTCGCGTCGCGTCTGCGTCAGATGCGGCAGCTGAGCCGTGCCCAACGGGCGATGCCCGACGGGTCTGCACGCGAGCTCGTCGTCGTCGCGTTCGCGGTCCCGGTCGTCACGATGCTGGTGTCGGCCGTGGTGGTCCTGACGGTGTTGCTGTCGGCCGGGAGCGGACTCGACGGGATGGCGACCGCGGTCGGTGCGATCTGGCTCGCCATCCATCAGGTCCCGCTGACGATGAGCGGCGTGACGATCGGGGTGCTCCCGCTGCTGCCGACGATCGCGGTGGCCGCCGGATCCGCGCGGTTGGCGGCGTCGGTGAGCGGCCCCGAGCGGCCCGCATCCGAGCTGGTGGCGGTCGTGTTCTCGGCGATGGGTGGTCCACTGCTGATGACCGCCCTGTCGCTCGCGGTCGTGATGGACGGGTCGTCGGTCTTTCCGTTGCAGAGTCCGGCCGCGTTGACCGCATTCGGCTACACGGCCGGCATCCATGCGGCAGCGGCCACGCTCGGGATCGTCTGGCGGCGTCGGCGAGAGTGCTACGACCGCTTCGGGATCACGCCCGCAGTGCGGCGCGGCGTGCGGCTGGGTGGATTCGCCGTGGCCGCGCTGCTCACCTGTGCGGCCGCACTCGTCGTGATCCGGTTGGTCATGCGATGGGGGGTCGTCGGCGATCTGATCGGTGGCGGCAGTGATCTCGACGGCTACCTCGGACTCACCGCGCTGTCGGTGCTGTACCTGCCCAATGCGGTCGTCGGGGCAGCGGCGGTGCTCGTCGGGTCTGACGTCCATGTCGGTGGCGCGACCGTCGATCTGCTCGACGTCCACGGCGGCCCGGTGCCTCCGCTGCCGGTACTCGGCGTGCTGCCCGAGGGCGGCGCAGGCATGCTCGGGATCCTTGGCTTCGTGATCCCGGCGTCGATCGCGCTGCTGGTGGCGTGGCGCTGCCGCGACATCGATCCACTGGCGAATGTGCGGTCCGTCGCGGTGGCCGGTGCGGTCGCCGCATCGACGATGGTGGTTCTGTGCGCGATGGCGGGTGGCGTGCTCGGCGAGTTCGGTGATGCCGGTGTCACCCTGCCCAGCGCAGGCGTTTTCACACTCGGTTGGATAGTTGTCGCCGGCATGGTGGTCGCGCTGGTCTACGGAACGCTTCCGTCGACCCGCGCCGCGCGCGAGATGCTCGACGTCGAAGAAGAGTTCTTCGACGTGGACGACCCCGGTTACGAGGACGACTACCTCACCGCAGACGACGAGGGCGACTGGGAGTACGAGGACTGGGAGTACGAGGACTCGGAGTATGAGGACGACGGTGCCGACGGCGCCTGGTCTGACGACGACCCGGACGGCGAGCACCGGGATGACGGCGGCCGGGACGACGAGTGGGACGCCACCGGGTCAGCCGACGAGTTCGACACGGCTGACGAACACGAGAGCGTGGGCACAGCGGACGAGGACGTCGAGTACTCGGGCGACCCGCGCTGA
- a CDS encoding DUF5336 domain-containing protein, with protein MTYQPGSGQQGYGQYGGYSQSGHQEGAGYGQPGYDQQGQGQQGQGQQGYGQQPTYGQQYPPNYGQQQYPQNYGQQQYPQNYGQQYPQNPQGYGQQQYPQNPQGYGQYGSPAAPKPQGQGLPGNIGQLLAIAVAAVAGVDAIVSFWNLGAYLPYMAFIALLAVLTLHPKIDTKIFVPVIAAAAVGTAITDIFAVIHTASRGSEFIANSGIDYTQLVLSLIVAALAVFWLSIVLDLVKVAPAIGGTAASADAAAPTTQVPAQTQSSAYGDAQTSAYGAATTQQPTYDPSAYTHVPSSPTSSPGYSPTVGASEAGASAGYSPERSAQAGDSGSEATTKLNKPEQSSGH; from the coding sequence ATGACCTACCAACCGGGATCCGGCCAGCAGGGTTACGGGCAGTACGGCGGCTACTCACAGTCCGGCCACCAGGAAGGTGCGGGCTACGGGCAGCCGGGGTACGACCAGCAGGGCCAGGGCCAACAGGGACAGGGCCAGCAGGGTTACGGGCAGCAGCCGACCTACGGTCAGCAGTACCCGCCGAATTACGGCCAGCAGCAGTACCCGCAGAACTACGGCCAGCAGCAGTACCCGCAGAACTACGGCCAGCAGTACCCACAGAACCCGCAGGGCTACGGCCAGCAGCAGTACCCGCAGAACCCGCAGGGCTACGGACAATATGGTTCCCCGGCGGCACCGAAGCCGCAGGGCCAGGGACTGCCGGGCAACATCGGCCAGCTTCTCGCCATCGCGGTCGCGGCGGTCGCCGGCGTCGACGCCATCGTCAGCTTCTGGAATCTCGGTGCGTATCTGCCGTATATGGCATTCATCGCCCTGCTCGCGGTACTGACCCTGCATCCGAAGATCGACACGAAGATCTTCGTGCCGGTGATCGCGGCGGCTGCGGTCGGGACGGCGATCACGGACATCTTCGCGGTGATCCACACGGCCTCGCGCGGGTCGGAGTTCATCGCCAATTCGGGCATCGACTACACCCAGCTGGTGCTGTCGCTGATCGTGGCCGCGCTTGCCGTCTTCTGGCTGTCGATCGTGTTGGACCTGGTCAAGGTGGCACCGGCAATCGGCGGGACCGCCGCGTCGGCCGACGCCGCTGCTCCGACCACTCAGGTCCCGGCCCAGACCCAGTCGTCGGCTTACGGCGATGCGCAGACCAGTGCCTACGGTGCGGCCACCACGCAGCAGCCCACCTATGATCCGTCCGCGTACACCCATGTGCCGTCGTCGCCGACCTCGTCGCCGGGCTACAGCCCGACGGTCGGTGCATCCGAGGCCGGGGCGTCGGCCGGTTACTCGCCGGAGCGGTCCGCCCAGGCAGGCGACAGCGGTTCGGAAGCCACCACCAAGCTCAACAAACCGGAGCAGTCGAGCGGTCACTGA
- a CDS encoding HpcH/HpaI aldolase/citrate lyase family protein, whose protein sequence is MNFDSPQLINAWTPPGPAMLFCPADRPERYQKALDRADVVILDLEDAVSPENRVAAREALVANPLDPGRTIVRINPAGTGDYRRDLAAIGDTNYRVVMQAKAEDVDSIIDTALQTVALIETPLGATRAHEIAAAVNCIGLMWGAEDLVAGLGGKSSRFGPDEERPGSYRDVARWVRSSTRIAAAAHGKFAVDSVHLDIPDVAGLISEVRDAVALGYTATACIHPSQVPYIRDGYRPSEEEVRWAHRVVEGSAEYQGGVFSIDGQMIDGPVLRQAEVVLARVVATQADAEPDDTPTTEHQ, encoded by the coding sequence ATGAATTTCGACAGCCCGCAGTTGATCAACGCCTGGACACCCCCGGGACCCGCCATGCTCTTCTGCCCGGCGGATCGTCCCGAGCGGTATCAGAAGGCGCTCGATCGGGCGGACGTGGTGATTCTCGACCTCGAGGACGCCGTCTCGCCGGAGAACCGCGTGGCCGCACGAGAGGCGCTCGTCGCCAACCCACTCGATCCAGGTCGCACGATCGTGCGGATCAACCCGGCGGGCACGGGTGACTACCGGCGCGACCTCGCGGCCATCGGCGACACCAATTACCGGGTCGTCATGCAGGCCAAGGCCGAGGATGTCGACTCCATCATCGACACCGCGCTGCAGACTGTCGCGCTCATCGAGACCCCGCTGGGTGCGACCCGTGCCCACGAGATCGCCGCCGCGGTGAACTGCATCGGACTGATGTGGGGCGCCGAGGATCTCGTCGCCGGTCTGGGCGGCAAGTCGAGCCGGTTCGGACCGGACGAGGAGCGGCCGGGCTCGTATCGGGACGTGGCCCGGTGGGTTCGTTCGTCGACGAGGATCGCGGCCGCCGCCCATGGCAAGTTCGCAGTGGACTCGGTCCACCTCGACATCCCGGATGTCGCCGGGCTGATCTCCGAGGTGCGTGACGCGGTTGCGCTGGGTTACACCGCGACCGCGTGTATCCACCCATCGCAGGTGCCCTACATCCGCGACGGCTATCGGCCGTCGGAGGAGGAGGTCCGATGGGCGCACCGCGTGGTGGAGGGATCCGCCGAATATCAGGGCGGGGTGTTCAGCATCGACGGACAGATGATCGACGGCCCGGTGCTGCGGCAGGCCGAGGTGGTGCTGGCGAGAGTCGTCGCCACCCAGGCCGACGCCGAGCCCGATGACACACCGACCACCGAGCACCAATGA
- a CDS encoding acyl-CoA dehydrogenase family protein, with product MELTQEYTDLIHSVRDFARSVVAPVSAKHDEEHSFPYEVVAQMGQMGLFGLPFDEEYGGMGGDYFALALALEELGKVDQSVAITLEAGVGLGAMPIYRFGTEAQKQQWLPDLTAGRALAGFGLTEPGAGSDAGATATTAKDDGDSWIINGGKQFITNSGTDITSLVTVTAVTGTKENGRKEISTIIVPSDTSGFTAEPAYNKVGWNASDTHPLTFIDARVPTENLLGERGRGYANFLSILDEGRIAIAALSTGVAQGCVDESVKYAKERQSFGKPIGEYQSVSFAIARMEARAHVARTSYYDAAAKMLAGKPFKKEASIAKMVASEAAMDNARMATQIHGGYGFMNEYPVARHYRDSKILEIGEGTTEVQLMLIARELGFA from the coding sequence ATGGAACTCACTCAGGAGTACACCGACCTCATCCACAGCGTCCGCGACTTCGCCCGGTCCGTCGTGGCGCCCGTCTCGGCGAAACACGATGAGGAGCACAGCTTTCCCTACGAGGTCGTCGCGCAGATGGGGCAGATGGGCCTGTTCGGGCTGCCGTTCGACGAGGAGTACGGCGGCATGGGGGGCGACTATTTCGCGCTCGCGCTGGCCCTCGAGGAACTCGGAAAGGTCGATCAGTCCGTCGCCATCACCCTGGAGGCGGGGGTGGGGCTCGGCGCGATGCCGATCTACCGGTTCGGCACGGAGGCGCAGAAGCAACAGTGGCTGCCCGACCTCACCGCTGGCCGTGCCCTCGCGGGATTCGGCCTCACCGAGCCGGGCGCGGGTTCCGACGCCGGTGCCACCGCGACCACCGCGAAGGACGACGGCGACTCGTGGATCATCAACGGCGGCAAGCAGTTCATCACCAATTCCGGAACCGACATCACGTCGTTGGTCACGGTGACCGCCGTCACCGGGACGAAAGAGAACGGGCGCAAAGAGATCTCGACGATCATCGTCCCGTCTGATACCTCGGGCTTCACCGCCGAACCGGCGTACAACAAGGTCGGGTGGAATGCCTCGGACACGCATCCGCTGACGTTCATCGATGCGCGGGTGCCCACCGAGAACCTCCTGGGCGAACGTGGTCGCGGCTACGCCAATTTCCTCTCGATCCTCGATGAGGGTCGGATCGCCATTGCCGCACTGTCCACCGGCGTCGCGCAGGGCTGCGTGGACGAGAGCGTGAAGTACGCGAAGGAACGTCAGTCCTTCGGGAAACCGATCGGCGAGTACCAGTCGGTGTCGTTCGCGATCGCGCGGATGGAGGCCCGCGCGCACGTTGCCCGTACCAGCTACTACGACGCGGCGGCGAAGATGCTGGCCGGTAAGCCGTTCAAGAAGGAGGCGTCGATCGCCAAGATGGTCGCGAGCGAGGCGGCGATGGACAATGCGCGGATGGCCACGCAGATCCACGGCGGCTACGGGTTCATGAACGAATACCCCGTGGCGCGGCATTACCGTGACTCCAAGATCCTGGAGATCGGCGAGGGCACCACCGAGGTCCAGCTGATGCTGATCGCACGGGAACTGGGGTTCGCATGA
- a CDS encoding MaoC family dehydratase, with product MSQDGVDGPARIVQRGLWFDEFAEGTVYEHRPGRTVTEADNVLFTTLTMNTQALHLDAAWSAQQPGFDGQRLINSMFTLSTIVGLSVSQLTQGTLVANLGFSEVAFPAPLFAGDTLYAETECTGRRESKSRPGEGVVNLTHIGRNQHGEVVARAARATLVRKKPVE from the coding sequence ATGAGCCAGGACGGCGTCGACGGTCCGGCCCGCATCGTGCAACGCGGCCTGTGGTTCGACGAGTTCGCGGAGGGAACCGTGTACGAACATCGGCCCGGCCGCACGGTGACCGAGGCGGACAACGTCCTGTTCACCACGCTCACGATGAACACCCAGGCCCTCCACCTCGACGCGGCCTGGTCGGCACAGCAGCCAGGCTTCGATGGTCAGCGGCTGATCAATTCGATGTTCACCCTGTCGACCATCGTCGGCCTGTCGGTGTCGCAGCTGACGCAAGGGACGCTAGTCGCCAATCTCGGCTTCAGCGAGGTCGCCTTCCCGGCGCCGTTGTTCGCGGGTGACACCCTATACGCCGAGACCGAGTGCACTGGTAGGCGGGAATCGAAATCGCGCCCCGGCGAAGGCGTGGTGAACTTGACCCACATCGGACGCAATCAGCACGGCGAGGTCGTTGCGCGTGCCGCACGGGCCACGTTGGTGCGAAAGAAGCCAGTGGAGTAG
- a CDS encoding acetoacetate--CoA ligase, with translation MDSFAAAAGERSGRDLTDYAALWQWSVDEPARFWRALWDFYDLDDIAVTTDGQPLLDDADVFVSREMPGAQWFPRVRLNYVSAILRHTDRPGAAIVGIDEDGGRTEVAWSELSEQVAGFARTLTDLGVGVGDVVAAYLPDIPEAVIAFLGTASVGAIWSGCGQDYAPEGAAGRIAQLHPKVLVTAAGYRYNGKVVDKTAESAALADLLPELVAHVVVAPPGGGGLPSGTAAQPGSAQCRRIGYAEAVDHQGEPFEPISVPFDHPLWVLFSSGTTGKPKGIVHGHGGVVVEHLKAAGLHGDLGPDDVFFWQTALSWMMWNFQVAGLLCGTRIVCYSGSPLYSDADRLWQIVESEGVTYFGTSPGQLQASRKAALRPGRDHDLSALRTLGSTGSTLAADLFTWVDHNVKPGLPISSISGGTDVVTAFAGGSVGVPVVAGELSVRYLGVALESWAPDRTPLIDEVGEMVITAPMPSMPVSFWNDPDGARYRSAYFTHEWASPPPESVWRHGDWVTVTDRGSMVIHGRSDATLNRHGIRMGSADIYEVVEGIDEIAEAFVLGVDGPRGAYWMPLFITLVPGAGLDDQLRSRIASEVRTRLSPRHVPDEVIEAPGIPHTRTGKKLEVPVTGILAGRADVNIDPRSVDDYGLIAWYANQGTAHRW, from the coding sequence ATGGATTCGTTCGCCGCGGCGGCAGGAGAGCGGTCCGGTCGTGACCTCACCGACTATGCAGCGCTGTGGCAATGGTCCGTGGACGAGCCCGCCCGGTTCTGGCGCGCGTTATGGGACTTCTACGATCTCGATGACATCGCCGTCACGACGGACGGGCAGCCACTCCTCGACGATGCCGACGTGTTCGTGAGTCGCGAGATGCCGGGCGCGCAATGGTTTCCGAGGGTGCGACTCAACTACGTGTCCGCGATCCTGCGGCACACCGACCGGCCGGGCGCGGCGATCGTCGGCATCGACGAGGACGGCGGACGGACCGAGGTCGCGTGGTCGGAACTGTCCGAACAGGTCGCCGGGTTCGCCCGGACCCTGACCGATCTCGGCGTCGGCGTCGGTGATGTGGTGGCCGCGTATCTGCCGGACATCCCCGAGGCGGTGATCGCCTTTCTCGGCACCGCCTCCGTCGGCGCGATCTGGTCGGGCTGCGGGCAGGACTACGCACCGGAGGGGGCCGCGGGCCGCATCGCGCAGCTGCACCCGAAGGTTCTCGTCACCGCCGCGGGTTACCGCTACAACGGCAAGGTCGTCGACAAGACAGCCGAGAGTGCCGCATTGGCCGATCTCCTGCCCGAGTTGGTCGCGCACGTCGTCGTCGCACCGCCGGGTGGCGGTGGCCTACCCAGCGGTACTGCCGCACAGCCGGGTTCGGCGCAATGTCGCCGGATCGGCTACGCGGAGGCGGTGGATCACCAGGGTGAACCGTTCGAACCGATCTCGGTGCCGTTCGACCACCCGCTGTGGGTCCTGTTCAGTTCCGGCACGACCGGCAAGCCGAAGGGCATCGTCCACGGCCACGGCGGGGTGGTGGTCGAACATCTCAAAGCGGCGGGACTCCACGGGGATCTGGGGCCCGACGATGTCTTCTTCTGGCAGACCGCGCTCAGTTGGATGATGTGGAACTTTCAGGTCGCCGGGTTGCTCTGCGGCACCAGGATCGTCTGCTACAGCGGATCACCGCTGTACTCCGATGCGGACCGGCTCTGGCAGATCGTCGAATCCGAAGGGGTCACCTACTTCGGTACCAGCCCCGGGCAGCTGCAGGCCTCTCGCAAGGCGGCGCTGCGTCCCGGCCGGGATCATGATCTCTCCGCCCTGCGAACCCTGGGCAGCACCGGATCCACTCTCGCCGCCGATCTGTTCACCTGGGTCGACCACAACGTGAAGCCGGGGTTGCCGATCTCGTCCATCAGTGGGGGGACCGACGTGGTCACCGCGTTCGCGGGTGGTTCGGTAGGTGTCCCGGTCGTCGCGGGTGAGCTCTCGGTTCGCTATCTCGGAGTGGCGCTGGAGAGTTGGGCACCGGACCGTACACCGCTGATCGATGAGGTCGGGGAGATGGTCATCACCGCACCGATGCCCTCGATGCCCGTGTCGTTCTGGAACGACCCCGACGGCGCGCGTTACCGCAGCGCGTACTTCACCCATGAGTGGGCATCTCCGCCACCTGAGTCGGTCTGGCGGCACGGCGACTGGGTGACAGTGACTGATCGCGGTTCGATGGTCATCCACGGCCGAAGCGATGCCACATTGAACCGGCATGGCATCCGGATGGGATCGGCCGACATCTACGAGGTGGTCGAGGGAATCGACGAGATCGCCGAGGCCTTCGTCCTCGGGGTCGACGGTCCGCGCGGCGCGTACTGGATGCCGTTGTTCATCACGCTCGTACCCGGCGCCGGCCTGGACGATCAGTTGCGATCGCGCATCGCGTCGGAAGTCCGGACCAGATTGTCGCCGCGGCACGTGCCGGACGAGGTGATCGAGGCGCCGGGAATCCCTCATACCCGGACCGGCAAGAAACTCGAGGTGCCGGTGACCGGGATCCTGGCGGGGCGAGCCGACGTCAACATCGACCCGAGATCCGTGGACGACTACGGCCTGATCGCGTGGTACGCGAACCAGGGGACTGCCCATCGCTGGTAG